TCCATAACTAAGCAGCGGAAGCGTAATGCCAACAACAGGCGCACAACCTATTACCATGCTTATATTTATGAGCACATGCCAGAAAAGCATGCCGCAAACGCCGATTACGACGAGCGACGAAAATCGGTCGGAACAGCGAGCGGAAATTTTTAGAGCGTGAAGTATTGTGAGAGCATAAAGGCAGATTACTATTGTAGAGCCCAAAAAACCCCATTCTTCAGCCAAAACGGAAAAAATAAAATCCGTCGTTTGCTCTGGAAGAAAACTTAGTTGAGTCTGCGTTCCCTGCAAAAAACCTTTACCTGTAACCATTCCCGAACCAACGGCAATTTTTGACTGAATTGCATGATACCCGCTCCCGAGCGGATCAAGCTCGGGAAACATAAAATTAAGAATGCGCTTCCGCTGATACTCATGCATCAAATTCCAAGCCGGAACAGCCCCGACCAATGCCACTACTAAAAGTCGAACAAAGACCTTGGCGCGGATACCCACAAACAGCAACATTGTTCCAGATATAAGAACGACGCTAAGTGCCGTTCCCAGGTCTGGCTGCAAGACTATTAGCAGTGCCGGAATTGCGCCAACGGCCGTGGGCATTAGCAGCGCTCTAAAAGTATATCCATCTCGCGGAGAATTCTCAGAACTAAAAACGCGCGCCAGAGCAAGAATCACAGCAATCTTCATAAACTCTGATGGCTGCATGCGAAACGAACCTATAGCTATCCACCTCTGCGCGCCCTTGGCAATTAGACCAGTGCCCAAAACGAGTACTAGGAAAAAGCACCCCAGCCCATAAAATAAAAAAGCATAGCGCTTCCAAAATGCCGGGCTAATCAGCACACTAACCACAAAAGCTAACAGGCCCACCAGCATAGAATAAAACTGCTGACGCATTTGCGCACTTTGCCCACTCTCTGGATTAAATCCGGCACTGTATAAAATGCCTAAGCCTGCTCCACACAGCAACAGCATCAAGCTACTTAGCTTCCAGTCAAAGTTACTCAACAATCTTCGCTCAACTTTCCTAATCACGAGTCAGCACCAGCCCTTAAGCCCATATTCAGAACTACCACCTCTTCCGCCGGAATTACCCCATGCTTCCTAAAATAAACTTCCATAACCTTCTTCGAAATCGGCGCCGCAGTTTCGCCACCATGTCCACCGTTTTCGACTACTACCGCCATAGCAATACTGGGTTCATCAAAGGGAGCAAATGAAACGAATAGAGCGTGATCCTTATACTTTTCACTATCTCCCTCTTTGCCTAGAGCGACGACTTGAGCTGTACCAGTCTTTCCAGCCACCTCTATGCCTGGAACAGCCGCACGTTTGCCGGTTCCGCTCGGATCTTCGACTACAGATTTTGCGTAGTTTCTTATGAGGGATAATGCCTTAAGGTCTACCGGCAAATCTCTAGATTCGGGCAGAAATTCCTCGGTTTCCCCGGTTTGAATATTTACGATCTTTGAAACGATCATGGGCCTATAGATTTTTCCGAAACTCGAAATGGCCGCCGTCGCATTAGCTAGTTGCAGTGGTGTTGCCGACATAAAGCCCTGCCCAATCGAGACCGACAAAGTCTCGCCGCGATACCAGCGCTCGCCTAAATTCTCCATTTTCCATTCCTGCGACGGCACCACTCCCGTCTTTTCGCCGGGAATTCGCACCCCCGTAACATTGCCTAGGCCAAACATTTTAGCGTACCTGGCGATATTATCGATTCCGAGAGCCTGGCCAAGTTGATAAAAAAAGCTGTCGCAGGAAACCGTGATAGCTTTCTTTAGATCTACAGTTCCGTGCCCCGCACGCTTGTGACAGTGATAGCGCCTTCCTGCAAAATAATAGAATCCAGGACAGTTGTAGGTAGACGAGCTACTGATTGCGCCCTCTGCAAGCCCTGCTATCCCCATGATTAGCTTAAACGTTGAGCCCGGCGCATAGGTAGTTGCGATAGCGCGATTGTTCAAAGGATGAGTAGGATCTTTAGCAATCCTTAGCCACTGATCCCCGGACATCTCGCCGGAAAAAACATTAGCGTCAAACGAAGGAGAAGAGGCCATTGCCAATATCTCCCCGTTTCTAGGATCTATAGCGACTACTGCGCCGCGTTGTCCTTCCAGCGCCTCTTCCGCAGCCATCTGCAAGTCGAGATCTATAGTTAGATATATGTCGCTTCCCGCCTGAGCATCGACTATACCCAGCTCCTGACGCCGATTGCCATGAGCATCGACCTCGAGGCGCAAGTAACCGGTTTCGCCGCGCAAGCGCCTTTCCCACTGCTTTTCAAGGCCACTTTGCCCTATCTTATCGCCTGCCTTGTACCACTTATCATCCATGGCAAACAATTGCGTCTTACTAATCTGCCTCACATAGCCAAACTGGTGCGATAAGTAGTCTTGATATGGGTACATCCGCGATGGAGTCACCCTGACAATCACTCCCGGAAGCTCATGCCGATGAACCATTACACGTGCGAGCTCTTCGCGGGAAATATCGCTAACAATTACCTTTGGCTCAAAAGGCTGGTCGCGCCTTTGATCTTGGAGCGCCGCTCGCAATTGAGGCACATCTCGGTCGGTAATTTGAGCAAGCCTCAATAGAAGTTTCTCTACATCAGTAACATCTTCCATCATCAACGCGAGATCAAATGCCGGGCGGTTGCCGACTAATAAGCGCGAATCGCGATCGAAAAACCTTCCACGCTGTGCGACCGTCCTAACTGTCCTCGTGCGATTATTTTCTGATAAATCTCGGTAATAGGAACCTTGGATGCCCTGCAGATACCACAGCCTTACCCCTAGAAATGAATAGGCCAAGCAAACCACAGCGCCAAAAACCAAAAATCGACTTGCCAATTGTTGCTTTCCACCCGCAACTTTCATCTCATCTGGCCTTTGCCATATAAGCGGCTGATAGATGCGTCTTCCTGGCGCTAGCGACTCCCGACTTGGCATGATGACGCAAAATAGACATTACTATTGGCGCACAAATAGCAGTGGAAAGCGCCTCCCAAAGCACCGTCATAAGAGCACCGCTCGTAACGTTTATACCAGCTGAAAGAGACAGCGTGATAGCGAATCCAGCAAATTTTACAATCGATGCACAAAAAGCAATAAGCGCTACAATTACCGGATGATCTGCATAAATCTTGCGAGACATAAAGGCTGCCAGGTGGAAGGCCAGGATAAAGCCAGCCGCATTTGGGCCAACAAACAGGCCAGACGCAAAATCCCCAAAGACGCCCAGCAAAAAGGCCACAAAAAGCCCAAATGGATTATAGCTCTGCAAAGCTAAGTACAACACCAGAGTCAATAATAAATCTGGCCCAATCGCAGAGGGAAATAGCGAGTGAATAATGGTCGCTTGAAGAACCACTCCTACCACCGCAACAAAAGCAAATGTTAACACAAAGCGTATCACTGCTCCTTTGCCTCCCCAACGCTTACTACACCTAAGTTATTCGAGTGCGCCTGCGCACTAGGCTCGCTCTTGGCAACAGCAGTAATCACTAGGACATTTTCCAAACGGTTAAAATCGACACTTGGAAGAAGTCTTACATCCTGAAACAAGCTGTTAACGTCTGCCTTGACATCCACCACCATTCCAATCAGCGCTCCCTTGGGATAAACGCCATCAAGTCCAGAGGTTAAAACTCGATCTCCTGGTAGTGCCGGATATTCTTTCACCAGATAGCGCAAAACTAACTCCTTGAGCGAAGTTCCCTCAACTATGCCGGATCCGCGGCTAATCTGGACTATCGCATCGACAGAACTACGGCTATCGGTGATGAGCAACACTCTCGCGCTATCGCTAGAGACCGCCGTAGTTTGCCCTACGACTGCATTTCCATCAACTACCGCAAGCCCTGGCGTTATCCCGTGGTTCGTTCCTCTATCGATGGTAATTGCCCGAACCCAATTCGAAGGGTCTCGCCCGATAACATTTGCCGCTACGCCAACATGTCCAGTTCGCTCGCCAAAAGCTAGGAGCTGGCTGAGGCGTTTGTTTTCATGACTATACTCTAATAATTGAGAGTTTTCCGTTTCGAGCGTGCCAATTTTAGAAAGCAAATCGTCCCGCTCCTTCTCAACATTGACGAGCCAAATATAGCGTTCCCATGCGTTCGTAACCGATTTAAAGGCGTTATGATGTGCATTTTGCAGTGGCGCAACGATTTCGTTTACTAAAGCACCGCCTAGTCTAGGCAATCTCGGGTCTCTTGTGCTTAGGCTGGTAAGTTGGAAACAGCTAACTAGCAGAAC
Above is a genomic segment from Deltaproteobacteria bacterium containing:
- the mreC gene encoding rod shape-determining protein MreC, giving the protein MPRLGGALVNEIVAPLQNAHHNAFKSVTNAWERYIWLVNVEKERDDLLSKIGTLETENSQLLEYSHENKRLSQLLAFGERTGHVGVAANVIGRDPSNWVRAITIDRGTNHGITPGLAVVDGNAVVGQTTAVSSDSARVLLITDSRSSVDAIVQISRGSGIVEGTSLKELVLRYLVKEYPALPGDRVLTSGLDGVYPKGALIGMVVDVKADVNSLFQDVRLLPSVDFNRLENVLVITAVAKSEPSAQAHSNNLGVVSVGEAKEQ
- the rodA gene encoding rod shape-determining protein RodA is translated as MLLLCGAGLGILYSAGFNPESGQSAQMRQQFYSMLVGLLAFVVSVLISPAFWKRYAFLFYGLGCFFLVLVLGTGLIAKGAQRWIAIGSFRMQPSEFMKIAVILALARVFSSENSPRDGYTFRALLMPTAVGAIPALLIVLQPDLGTALSVVLISGTMLLFVGIRAKVFVRLLVVALVGAVPAWNLMHEYQRKRILNFMFPELDPLGSGYHAIQSKIAVGSGMVTGKGFLQGTQTQLSFLPEQTTDFIFSVLAEEWGFLGSTIVICLYALTILHALKISARCSDRFSSLVVIGVCGMLFWHVLINISMVIGCAPVVGITLPLLSYGGSSVVTCMIGLGLVGSISMRRYLFA
- the mrdA gene encoding penicillin-binding protein 2, with the protein product MKVAGGKQQLASRFLVFGAVVCLAYSFLGVRLWYLQGIQGSYYRDLSENNRTRTVRTVAQRGRFFDRDSRLLVGNRPAFDLALMMEDVTDVEKLLLRLAQITDRDVPQLRAALQDQRRDQPFEPKVIVSDISREELARVMVHRHELPGVIVRVTPSRMYPYQDYLSHQFGYVRQISKTQLFAMDDKWYKAGDKIGQSGLEKQWERRLRGETGYLRLEVDAHGNRRQELGIVDAQAGSDIYLTIDLDLQMAAEEALEGQRGAVVAIDPRNGEILAMASSPSFDANVFSGEMSGDQWLRIAKDPTHPLNNRAIATTYAPGSTFKLIMGIAGLAEGAISSSSTYNCPGFYYFAGRRYHCHKRAGHGTVDLKKAITVSCDSFFYQLGQALGIDNIARYAKMFGLGNVTGVRIPGEKTGVVPSQEWKMENLGERWYRGETLSVSIGQGFMSATPLQLANATAAISSFGKIYRPMIVSKIVNIQTGETEEFLPESRDLPVDLKALSLIRNYAKSVVEDPSGTGKRAAVPGIEVAGKTGTAQVVALGKEGDSEKYKDHALFVSFAPFDEPSIAMAVVVENGGHGGETAAPISKKVMEVYFRKHGVIPAEEVVVLNMGLRAGADS
- the mreD gene encoding rod shape-determining protein MreD — protein: MLTFAFVAVVGVVLQATIIHSLFPSAIGPDLLLTLVLYLALQSYNPFGLFVAFLLGVFGDFASGLFVGPNAAGFILAFHLAAFMSRKIYADHPVIVALIAFCASIVKFAGFAITLSLSAGINVTSGALMTVLWEALSTAICAPIVMSILRHHAKSGVASARKTHLSAAYMAKAR